A single genomic interval of Arachis duranensis cultivar V14167 chromosome 7, aradu.V14167.gnm2.J7QH, whole genome shotgun sequence harbors:
- the LOC107459894 gene encoding ras-related protein RABA1f, whose translation MASYNRGDDDYDYLFKLVLIGDSGVGKSNLLSRFTRNEFNLESKSTIGVEFATRTITVDDNKVLKAQIWDTAGQERYRAITSAYYRGAVGALLVYDVTRHITFENVERWLKELRDHTDANIIVMLVGNKADLRHLRSVSTEDATAFAERENIFFMETSALESMNVDNAFTQVLTQIYRLMTRKALEAGNDPAGLPQGQTISVGNKDDVSAIKKVGCCSD comes from the exons atGGCGTCATACAATAGAGGGGACGATGACTATGACTACCTATTCAAGCTGGTTCTCATCGGTGACTCTGGCGTCGGAAAATCCAACCTCCTCTCCCGCTTCACCCGCAACGAGTTCAACCTCGAATCCAAGTCCACCATCGGCGTTGAATTCGCCACCAGAACCATCACCGTCGATGATAATAAGGTCCTCAAGGCTCAGATTTGGGACACTGCTGGCCAAGAAAG ATATCGCGCAATCACAAGTGCCTACTACCGAGGAGCGGTTGGTGCCTTACTAGTTTATGATGTGACCCGACATATTACATTTGAGAATGTTGAGAGATGGTTGAAGGAGTTGAGAGATCACACGGATGCCAACATCATAGTAATGCTGGTTGGCAATAAAGCAGACCTGCGTCACCTTCGATCCGTGTCTACCGAAGATGCAACAGCATTCGCCGAAAGGGAGAACATCTTTTTCATGGAGACTTCAGCCCTTGAGTCCATGAATGTTGACAACGCATTCACCCAAGTCTTGACACAAATATATCGTTTGATGACTCGGAAAGCTCTCGAAGCTGGGAACGATCCTGCAGGATTGCCTCAAGGCCAAACGATAAGTGTGGGAAACAAGGATGATGTTTCCGCTATTAAGAAAGTTGGTTGCTGCTCTGACTGA
- the LOC107459817 gene encoding probable E3 ubiquitin-protein ligase ZFP1, translating into MDKMIASEMDQHRQVYFHSEPGILPRGTGISHPNIHTIVAASGSTSNHDSHYLPPDAYDNGVYVTQYNGVQPQHNRNMGVAATPNLYYSGMNPSSSTGVFPMPLNHRGSDQLPGSGPYAVSLVSSDNFGRSSSFMDDVRGPYKRKSAEGMRGNYQYFNAPASSSTAPPNARHADGVPVMDTASFPLRVPSFVEVGPHGNAWSRSGDSIMVHDHNHLIRGNYVGQHFQPAAPPWLDQQLNSNNNDGHTTAWNQSLPMPYMHAPNVNGGSIESASMGLPRYHETASNRNGLRFPHPPPVNHQHHNYHHPALPMQGVRGHGVNFHPPVTAASFRVPTNPSHGAAMPTPNGFEMGPRHVGPVPSGGLRIYRPHRGVMHDTIGHRNIPPMGFLHVDDVALIDEVGNLVDHHRDMRMDIEDMSYEDLLALGERIGNVSTGLSEETIAAQLKTKSYFKPISATNSDEAALDDREADSCIICQDEYKNKEKIGVLRCEHEYHADCLRKWLIVKNVCPICKSEALTPGGKDV; encoded by the exons ATGGATAAGATGATAGCTTCAGAGATGGACCAACATAGACAAGTTTATTTTCATTCAGAACCCGGTATCCTTCCAAGAGGCACTGGCATCTCGCATCCTAATATCCATACGATTGTGGCAGCTTCCGGGAGCACAAGTAATCATGATTCCCACTATTTACCACCAGATGCTTATGACAATGGCGTATATGTGACACAGTATAACGGGGTTCAACCGCAACATAATCGTAACATGGGCGTTGCAGCTACGCCGAATTTATATTATTCCGGCATGAATCCTTCTTCTAGTACTGGTGTATTCCCTATGCCTCTAAATCATAGAGGCTCTGATCAATTGCCTGGTTCGGGCCCGTATGCAGTGTCTTTAGTTTCTTCGGATAATTTTGGAAGAAGCAGCAGTTTCATGGATGATGTCAGAGGTCCATACAAGAGGAAAAGTGCTGAAGGCATGAGAGGAAATTATCAGTATTTTAATGCTCCGGCTAGTTCCTCAACTGCTCCCCCTAATGCTAGGCATGCCGACGGGGTTCCGGTGATGGATACTGCGTCTTTTCCTCTGCGTGTCCCTTCGTTTGTGGAAGTAGGACCACATGGTAATGCATGGAGCAGATCAGGTGATTCCATTATGGTGCACGATCATAACCATTTGATTCGAGGAAACTATGTAGGGCAGCACTTTCAGCCGGCAGCACCTCCGTGGTTGGACCAGCAGTTGAATAGTAATAACAACGATGGTCATACAACAGCATGGAATCAGTCTCTTCCAATGCCTTATATGCATG CTCCAAATGTTAATGGAGGTTCAATAGAGAGTGCAAGTATGGGTTTGCCAAGGTATCACGAAACAGCGAGCAACAGAAACGGCCTTAGATTTCCTCATCCTCCTCCGGTCAATCACCAGCACCATAATTATCATCATCCGGCACTGCCTATGCAAGGAGTAAGAGGTCACGGTGTTAACTTCCACCCTCCTGTAACTGCGGCTTCATTCAGAGTTCCAACAAATCCCTCACACGGTGCTGCAATGCCCACGCCTAATGGTTTCGAGATGGGCCCTAGGCATGTGGGCCCTGTGCCATCAGGAGGCCTACGCATCTACCGACCTCATAGGGGAGTCATGCATGATACTATTGGTCACCGAAATATCCCCCCCATGGGTTTCCTTCATGTTGAT GATGTCGCTTTAATCGACGAGGTGGGAAATTTGGTTGACCATCACCGAGACATGCGCATGGACATAGAGGATATGTCTTATGAG GATCTTCTTGCATTGGGTGAGCGGATCGGCAACGTAAGCACTGGTTTATCAGAGGAAACAATTGCGGcccaattgaaaacaaaatcatatTTCAAACCGATTTCTGCTACTAATTCAGATGAGGCAGCCTTGGACGACCGCGAAGCTGATTCTTGCATTATATGCCAG GATGAATACAAGAACAAAGAGAAGATCGGAGTTCTGCGATGCGAGCACGAGTACCATGCGGATTGCTTGAGGAAGTGGTTGATTGTGAAGAATGTCTGCCCCATATGCAAATCAGAAGCATTGACTCCTGGAGGGAAGGATGTATAG